From Canis lupus dingo isolate Sandy chromosome 37, ASM325472v2, whole genome shotgun sequence:
ATGTTCACATAGCTGCTGTTCAAAAGGATAGAAAGATACAAAATAAGCCTTGTtgactttatttcccttttaaaaaatgagtgaaaagttTTAATTACTGAATAAATAGAATTCCAATGTAATTATATGCCTAGACAAACACTGTTAATGTTCACAAAAACTAATTAGTCCACACATGTATTTCAAAAAGTTACTTTGAAAGAATAATAGAAGGGCAGAAAAAATACACAACTGCAGATTCTAGTCTGCCCACCTAACTTGTCTAACTTCTCAGAGGCAATCACCCTCACGGGTTTCTTGCATATTTTAGCAATTAATTCTATGCATACACCTATGTTTACTTAGAGCATACCTTTGTTTTACACAAATGGCAGCATACTATACCTATAGTTTGcaacttttttctcatttaatcaccTTGGAAAAATTTCTTGCCAGTGCCACAATACTGTCTCATTCTTTGCATAGTGTTCCATTTTTATAGAACTCTCTGCTACTTGTTCATTAATCTTATTTTGTATCCCTTTGTCTTACTTTGTATCTTTTGTCTGTGTGGTACAGTGAGTTTTgctgacagaggaaaaaaattcttttatgaaTCATGTCAAGCCCCTAAGCTGTAGCCAAAGAATAACAAAGATGAGCTGCACCTAAGGGAGAAAGCATGGAGAATTACTGATCTGGTCACAACGTGATTGTAGGTTCCATCACCCAGCTGTGTAAGCCTGGACACTCCCTTAAGCAATCTGGATTGATGAAGTGATTTCTAAGATCCTTTTCAGCAATAAAGTTCTAAGATTTGGAATTCCTGAGAAGTTGCAGCTAACACATActgcttaatattttaaagttttaacatTAAAAACGTCTCATTTGGTCTCAATCAGGTCagctaaaaagataaaaatattttgaatttaaaataaactcttaacaTCAGAAATTATGaccaaggaaataattttaaaacttcctaaagggtttattttctagttttctagatAGAATTTAACTGCAACGAGAGCCATCTCAAATCAGAAAGCTAGCATCAGCTCTCAACTGTCCGTGCCCTGAATTACCTCTGTAGTTTTGCAGCAACCCTATAAAGTACAagtttaaagatgaggaaaataagcTTCATAAAGATTAAGTTTCTTAACTTGCCTAAGGTGATCCAGTTTGCTTCCCaaataaactgaattaaaatgaacAGTCATTGGAAGATTATAATCTCAGTTTTAACTTCCAAGTTTTCTACATGATTCTGGATATATACTTTGCACCAATTCTCTtaatggtttaaaagaaaaaaaaaaacaaccaaggtTTATCTAAAAGCTGACTGTAAGTACTGTTCCAACagaggttttgtcttttttttttcttcccaagggAAAAGCAATCATTAAACAATTTCTTTGCTTAATGTAAgtaaccaaaaatgaaaaaaaaatctaataatctGGCTAAAGTAACTTCCTTTTCTAACAGACCATCTTTACACTTTTTTTGACCTGAGTAACTTCAGTATCTCTTCCTAAAGACACCTAGGAAAGAGAgttatttttcatatacttttccttttttatttattgtaatctgctttttatatctgaaattaatCCAACTCCAAAAACAGGATATGGATgaattattttaacagaaaattattttctccataatTTAAAATGCACCAACTTGACGCACTCAGATTGCTTTAGATGAGCACATCTGTGTTCAGTAAATATATCTGGTCTTTTTTCAATGATGCTGCAATAGAATTACTAGGTACAAAACAAAGAATGGCACAGATCCACATACAATGGCTCATTGTCTTCAATGATGACAACATAATTGGGATCTCTCCTGTATTtgttcttgaaaatttttttctctttagaaaaggGTAAGTGAAAAGCATTTAGTGGGGAAAACTAATTGGGTTGAAGTTTAGCTGTAGGTATAAATTAAAACATCTGAATATTTTCTGACATTGAAaaaaagggggcggggggcagtgaATGCCAAGAAAAACCAAGATCAGATCAAACAAACGTGTTTTGGATGAATCACAAAATAATCCAAATTACTATCATCTGATCCAACTCAGTCCTGATTATACATCAAAACAACCTCAGAGGTCTATcaaatacatatactatatagCAAACCCCAAGCATACTGAATCCAAGTCTGCAAAGTTGGGGCCTAAACATCTGTGTTTTGAAAAGCTCAAAAAGATATAGATGTCGGTTGCTCACCTTTTCCTAATCTgaatcctgattttaaaaattatccatgcTGATGTTCCCATGTGCCTCAGAGGGAGAGGATTCTATTTAAAAGCTCCAGGAGACCTGACTGGCATGAGTTATTTCATACCTTTTCCCAGTGACTGTTCAGGGATGGACAGGTCTAAGCCACTTTAAATTAATGAGACCCAAGGATTTGGTGGCAAATTCTGGGAAATCTTTTGCATATTAAAAGAAGGCCCTTGGAATCCAGCCTGACTCCTCCACTGCATGTAAATGAAGATGCACATGGCTCAAACTGCTATTGGCAATCATCCCATGACCACGAGGGTAGCCAGCCTTAGGATGATGCCAATGCTGCAGttgaaaatgggagaaaaaaccCTAGAGGCTCTTGGTCTACTGAATCACTGGATCAGAAATACTGAAGCCCATTCTATCAGTAGActatataatgattcaatacattttattaagTCATTTTAAGTTGGATTTTTTTGCTATTTGCATCTGAAAACTAGAGTGGTCCCACCCAATACAGCAGTCTTTGAATCataaaaatctgtattaaatagaaaccataaataacaattcctatttatttaatccataagcctaagatttttctttcctattttaacaaataatcttctaaaaaataatttgttatactCTTCCAATATTTGAACTgaattgtattttaaagtttatattcatTGCATTCACTTCATTATTTATTCCAAGTTTTTGCTATAGGCTTTATCTTGAATGTGTAGGACCATTCGCCGTGCATAGAAGTCCCTGTATTCCTCTGGTAATTCAGCCAGTGTTTTTAAAGCTCTGTCCAAAATTTGTGCAGCTCTTGATGCTGCTGTAGGATCTTTGTTTCCATAGGTATCTGTTTTATCATAGCATTCAGATGGAAGATGCTTCCAAAAGACATTCACTCCCACTCCAAACTCTTCAGAAATTACGTTATGGAACCATAAAGCTGgagaaagtttaaagaaaaaaaacaagttaaaaataaaacctagagtaaaaaaaaaaaaagaaacaaaccaaaatgtcAGTGAAATATCACAAATTGCATATAGCCAATGTAAGAAATTCTTGTAACTAGATCCCTTCGTTAGCACACTCCTGATTTTAACAGaatcattttaacttttatgaaTTGCCAACCAATTTAAAGTGTCAATAACACAACTCTACTTTTAAAACCTTTGGAAAATAGCAATTTTCCCCTTTAACTTGAAAGACATAATAaagttatatttgttttgtaagtTCTGTAATTTGGGGCTATGTTTTGTTACTTGTTTACACTTCCTGAGTCATACAACCACatcaaaagtgtttattttttgtacACAGAACATTTCAATTATTTGAGGAGTATCTTTGACCTTTTCCGCCTCAGCACAGTACTTTTGTTCTCATATTTTTGTTCTCAAAGACCTCCTATTCAAGCTGAATTTGGTTTTCTAACTTGCTTAAATTTGCATTCATTGTAGCTTCCTTAGTTTTATATTAAGCTaatgcaattataaatatctTATATTTCTTTCGGCTCCTGTACAGTAAGTGTATAAAACTAAAGCAAATATTGTGGTGGAGAGGATGAATAAGTATCATCATATGATACAGCTGATTaatttttcacttcctttagaacatttatttctttgttttcaattgaATCTAAATGTTTTCAATCTATAGGTGCCATAGGAATATGAAAGCAACATCACAATATATAACCAAGATGAAATAATAGTCATGTCaatggggtacttgggtggctaagctggttaagcatctggtctgccttcggctcatgtcatgatctcagggtcctgggatggagccctgagttgggctccctgctcagtggggagtctgcttctccttctccctctgtcccccaaccctgccccagcttgtgctctctttctcaaataaataaaatcttaaaaaaaatactagccacatcaaaaaatgtttaatcttgtgaatgggagaaagtaagatgctaaattttagaaacaaattcaTTCTAAGAGTGctctaggaaaaacaaaagcttaaaatattttgatttgcaAAACTAGTTTCAAACATGGATTTAATCTTAACTATTCTTTCAgaatcttttttccttattcaatATAACAGGAAAAAAGCTAACCATTCtgttaaatttaaatgcaaagacaggggttttgcttttatttcaaaatacatgcaAATGTTAAGTATTTCTGGCTTTTTAAAGTAGTATACAGAATAAGAGAAAACCGCATAGCTCTTAACCACTCTAaagatacaaaaccaaaaaaatttaaataatggcaACGCATTTAAGGACTAGTATGCTGGTTGTTTACAAAGAACTTATGAATAAGAAATTAATGATTCAATTTTTATAGATAGTTATGTTAAGGACATTGTATCAGGCCCCTTGGAGAATATAAAGATTACCAAAACATAGTTCCTTGTCCTCAAGCAATTTATAAGGTAACCCTAAATGagataatcatatatatttttaaagattttatttgtttatttcacagagagagagagaacacagagcaaggggagcagcaggcagagggagagggagaagcaggctcctcgctgagcagagagcctgcacagggctcgatcccagaaccctgggatcataacctgagccgaaggcagacacttaaccaactgagacacccaggcactccgAGATCATATTCTTAttaatacttcttaaaaaaaaaaaaaaaaaaaaaaaaaaacttctttatttAATTCTGTCACTGAAAAGAGGtattaatgattaaaatatattaacttagATGTGAGAAATACGACTATATAATTTGTTAATACATTCCTTTtatcttatgatttttataatCTTCAGGTATTCACTTTTGAATAATTAGATGTTAGTTGCATCACTAACAACTAATGCCTATTAATTGTGCAAAGTGGCACTAATTCAGACCACAGAAAATAATGCACACAAAAGACATTACAGGTGTTGAGATTTTAACAATCTCTAGTCTGTTTtggctttgaaatatatttaccgtttcttggtaaatatttaagtGACAGTtctaaaatttgcaaatattttattatttttataaaagatttatttatcttagagaaagatgggggggtgaagagggagagagaaaggagtcttaagcagactctgcactgagtgtggagcccgacgtggggctcaatcttagaaCTCTGaaatcaggacttgagctgaaactaaggtttggatgcttaaccgactgtgctaCCCAAGAGCCccaatatgcaaatattttagaaatgattaaaaacaacCAGCAGGTATAATCTTCTCCCAGATATAATGTATCTTGTTTAATGTCATTTAATAAGATAGAAGTATAATGTTATAAGTTGCCTTTGAAAAGCAAGactattaattttataagaatgtGCTTAGCATACTTTAAACAATggtatataaaaatcaacttgtATAGAATACATATAACAAATATACTTTTGAACTAAAACAGTCATATAATGGATGAGTGAGAGTACAGATTTTATAAATAGGAAATGAATGAAGTCTAGAAATCTTACCAGGAATGAATAATACATCTCCAGCTTTAAGGGAACATTCATACCTTCTGGCCTTGGAAAACAGTGGATATTTAGCTAAGTCTGGGTTATCTATATCCAGGACTTCTGACTTAGTACCTGAAAAGTTCCCAAAAACATGATGATAGAGATTAAAGCAAAGTTAGCGTTTCTTAAAAGGTAATCACAAATATAAACttgaaaatttattcttttctgtacAATTATTTATTGTATCCACAGTGTAAGAACAATTACTATTCTCCTGAAACCTAAAACAATATTCAatgaccaccccccaccctttaTGACTATTGACATCTATGTAgtataattaaaacttaaaattttattgttcATATAGCCTATCATTACATATATACCCATggagaacacaaatacatgatAATTAGAAATAAGCCCTACAATGTTTCTCTATGAAAGTAAAAGATTTCTCAAAAAGAGTAAGTGAATAGACTAGACTTTAGaaatgtaaacttaaaaaaaagtacctgataaatataaatactggGCATCTCGAGGACTGAATAGTACAACACGTTTTTTTCCTGTCACTTGTATTAAGAAGTTATCCATTACCTGAAGGCCAATAAGAACTTATGGATAAAcattatctaaaatttaaataaacaaaactaatggTATTCCAAACAGTTAAATGTAAATCTCATTCCTTTAGTAAGACTTGATTCACATTATCTACAACTCTTACAGAAATATTCTAATCTAACAATGCAAACATTTGTATTGTAAATGCAACTGCGCCTTTATTAAATATGTTCCTGCAGCTCTGCCTTAAAATGGGAAGGACTGGAAATCTGAGAACTATCTGCTCTTGCCCCACCATTCTGACAGAGAGGGTAGTTTCACCTATTTGAAGCTCCCCTTGGTTAGTACTTACTTAACTGCCAAGGAATGCTATACAGCCAACATTAGAAACAGATGGAAAGCACTTAGAAAAATTAAGTGTTGGGAAAACACAAGGTACTACTGTAATCAACCACTGCTAAACTCTTTTAATATATGGCCAACCATAATTTAGTTATAGGCATCTTGATTTCCAAATTATCTCTACAGAATTATAATCTGGCAAATTTTCTTGATGTACTTATTAATGGAGTAATCTTGATTATTTCTGCATACTCAAGGGTACACTTTATGGAAAATAGTAAAAGGCAGAGTTACATAATTCTcagcaaaggaattaaaatatatgctaaGCAAGATATATTCATAATTACTTACATACTGCTCCCACCTAACCATTTCTCTTTTCACTACAAACCCTTTTCTTATGTAAACCTTAACTATATAACTATGTAACAAGCatttctttgagttatttttaataaaagtttcatAGAATTCTATTATAAATCTAGACAAAAGTGATactagttaaaatttaaaatagtcacataattaaaaatattatttaagttaCCACATCATTTTCTCactatatcatttatataaaacctttaaaaaatatgctaagaATTCATGTCTATCTCATTTAGTTATTATGTTAAAAATCTTCCCAAGGGGCCCTCGGCTGAATTATAACATGCTTATAAAACTTAATATAGCTTGATTTagaacttcttaaaaaattattttatctttagaaaCCTACTAGGTATTGCTTTAGCTTCCTAAATTTCTCCACCCAACACCAAACCATACATAATACTATACTTTtagtgtgtttaaaatatttatatatacatacttgatgcaaataaaattataatacccCAGAATAAATGATCACGGACAATATTCTATACATCTTGTTGCTCAAAAAATATAGTGGACAGTTCACATTCTCCAGGGATGTATAATCTAAGACCTTCAGATATCCCCAAATTCTTAGAACTGGAAATCGCTCTCCATAaacttctgcctttctcttgAATAACAGTTCCATCTAGTCATGTGTATCATTTCCACATCCTCATTGTCACAACTTTATTGCTTCTTCATTGTACAATTTTCCCCCTCATCTGGTGGCCATTTATCACATAtaaaaaaaaccactaaataAAACTTCACACAAAATACAATGAATCAAGACCACTcccacaaagaaatgcaaatgtgaGAAAACTAACTAGGCTGTAGCATTAGCTAAATCATTTACTCCCGTATCATCAACTTGCAGAGCACCAGTTTTCAAATCTCATCTTTCAGCAAATTTTGCCTCCCAGATCTTCAGGGTATTCTACAGAAAGTTGAAACTGTAAATGTTATATCTATAGATGCTAAATATCTACTATAGATTTGGATTTCTCATTTATGTAGCATACATCATAGTGGGTCCAAAGCTGTAATCCTGGCGAGCTAATTCGAAAAACACTGGAAAAGAACTGCTCCTCTTtgaaaaattttggaaacttGATATCTCCTTCCAGTAAAGGAAACTGCTTTCTGATATCTGCAACATCCTGTATTGAGAGAAACactgtaaaaattttaataataaatgcagTATTGGTATAATACTTGTTTTACCTCAGGCTGCCATCAGAGCCTATGCTATTAAGGAGGAACGGAGTAAAACTCTATTCATTGCTTTAAAATACTAGTTGGTGACCACAGTCAATATATGATCTTTCTAATGAAGGAACAACAGACTATGTAATAGATTGCAGATTCAACAATATTGTACAGTTAAGCTTAATATGCCTCATTAATAATAGGTTCTTCTTATTTAAGCAACAATCATACAATCGCCATCTACTCcaatattaagtatttaaaatt
This genomic window contains:
- the TYW5 gene encoding tRNA wybutosine-synthesizing protein 5 produces the protein MAWQHLPVPRLEGVSQDQFMQQLYPQRKPLVLEGIDLGACTSKWTVDYLSQVGGSKEVKIHVAAVAQMDFISKNFVYRTLPFDKLVQRAAEEKHEEFFISKDEKYYLRSLGEDPRKDVADIRKQFPLLEGDIKFPKFFKEEQFFSSVFRISSPGLQLWTHYDVMDNFLIQVTGKKRVVLFSPRDAQYLYLSGTKSEVLDIDNPDLAKYPLFSKARRYECSLKAGDVLFIPALWFHNVISEEFGVGVNVFWKHLPSECYDKTDTYGNKDPTAASRAAQILDRALKTLAELPEEYRDFYARRMVLHIQDKAYSKNLE